A single window of Methanoregula sp. DNA harbors:
- a CDS encoding phosphoglycerate kinase, translated as MAIGTIGELGCEKKTVLLRLDLNSPIDPASHLILDDKRFKEHLPTIRALSGSRTVIITHQSRPGKKDFTTLQAHADKLEQLLGSPVTYVDSIFGKHARDAIAGAKTGDVIMLENVRFNAEENLTLKAEDAKKTHIVKKLAGMADFFVNDAFGTAHRSQPTIVGLPLSMRSAAGLLMEKEVSTLSKVFSGAPRPVCMVLGGTKVDDSIDVAQHVLANGIADYVIVIGVVANVFLSADGVNIGKPSSQLIAQLKYEPEIKKAAAILASYRDRVIMPEFVAVRQDNRRAEYPVKKIPEDAPVLDIGMDAIAALKNAIRKAGTVVFNGPAGVFEDADYATGTYELLRAASRVEFSVVGGGHTAVVIEKLGLTREFTHISTGGGACIEFLTGKKLPAVDALEQSKKIFG; from the coding sequence ATGGCAATCGGGACGATCGGGGAGCTTGGTTGTGAGAAAAAGACGGTCCTGCTCCGGCTCGACCTGAATTCCCCCATCGATCCTGCTTCCCATCTTATCCTTGATGATAAACGGTTCAAGGAACATCTCCCTACCATCAGGGCGCTTTCTGGAAGCCGGACGGTAATCATCACCCACCAGAGCCGGCCCGGGAAGAAGGACTTTACGACACTGCAGGCGCATGCCGACAAGCTGGAGCAGCTCCTCGGGAGTCCCGTGACATATGTGGACAGCATCTTCGGGAAGCATGCACGCGACGCGATCGCCGGAGCAAAAACCGGCGACGTGATCATGCTGGAGAATGTCCGGTTCAATGCCGAAGAAAACCTTACGCTAAAGGCCGAGGATGCAAAAAAGACCCATATCGTAAAAAAGCTTGCCGGTATGGCAGACTTCTTTGTGAATGATGCATTTGGCACCGCACACCGCTCCCAACCCACGATAGTCGGGCTTCCACTTTCCATGCGGTCTGCCGCGGGGCTTCTGATGGAAAAGGAAGTGTCTACTCTCTCAAAAGTCTTTTCCGGTGCCCCACGCCCCGTCTGTATGGTGCTGGGCGGGACGAAAGTTGATGATTCAATCGATGTCGCCCAGCACGTGCTTGCTAACGGCATCGCGGATTATGTGATTGTTATCGGCGTGGTCGCTAATGTCTTTTTGTCTGCCGATGGGGTCAATATCGGAAAGCCCTCCTCCCAGCTGATTGCCCAGCTGAAATATGAGCCCGAGATCAAAAAGGCGGCAGCAATCCTTGCCAGCTACCGCGATCGTGTAATCATGCCGGAATTTGTCGCGGTTCGACAGGACAACAGAAGGGCTGAATACCCGGTGAAAAAGATTCCGGAGGACGCACCTGTCCTTGATATCGGCATGGACGCGATTGCTGCGCTAAAAAACGCAATCAGGAAGGCGGGGACGGTTGTCTTCAACGGTCCTGCCGGTGTCTTTGAGGATGCCGATTACGCGACCGGCACCTACGAGCTCCTCCGTGCAGCATCGCGGGTTGAGTTCTCGGTTGTAGGTGGCGGGCATACCGCGGTCGTTATTGAAAAACTTGGCCTGACCCGGGAGTTCACCCATATCTCAACCG